Genomic DNA from Desulfonema ishimotonii:
TTCAGTTTACTCAGCAGGATGCCCCCCCTGGGCATATCCCCGACGGCTTTACGGGCTTCTTCAAAATGTTCCTGGCACTCAGCAATACAATTGTCACACCGCTCATAGGGTTCTGCCTGTTTTGAATGGGTCCAGAACCCCCTGATCCACTCTTCCCCCCCGCGGGGACAGACCTGGATAAAATTAACGAACCGGATCATCCGGTCCAGGACCGTCCGGGAAATTTCATGCTCCATCTTGCAGGCCGTTGTCTCGGCTTCGGCGTCATCCACGTAGAGGACTTTTGTAAAGAACTTTCTGAGGGCTTCATGCCGGCGGACAACATCTTTGGCATGAATATCGCCTTTTTCGGTCAGTGTTATCACATCATACGGTGCATAGTTGATGTACCCCTTTTTGGACAGGGCCCGAAGCGCACCGGTTACGGATGAGTTATTCACCTTCAGGCGCATTGCAATATCCTTTGCCCGTGCCGCCTGTTTTTCAGCCTGGATGTGGTAGATGGCCTGGAGATAGTCTTCCATACTTGCGCTGAGCTCTTCAAGCTGAACCATAGTGTCTCCTTTTGTTTTTTTTCATTGAACAAAATTTTTTAGTTCGACTTATACCTGAATCATCGGCAATAATCAACTCCGTACCGTACCGGGTCAAACACATCTGACTTTTTATGCGCTGATTATCAGATCTGTGTGCAGGGAGTGCATGCGCGTCGCTTCTGCATTCTGCTGCCGCACAAAGCAAAAAATTGACACCCCGCCGGCCGGGCCTTATAACTCTGACAGATGAGAAATATTGTTCTGATGCCGGAGTGCCGGTCAGCAGAACACAGCCAACCCGGGCGGGCACATCCATCCGTGCCCCCGGACATTTTTCAATTCATAATGCAAAGGAGGGCCTTTCAATGTTCAAAACCATTATCAGCTTTGCCGCAGGCTTTGCGGCAGCAAAACTGTTTACCGACAGCGAGCCTTTCGCAAAGGTCAGGAATGTCATCGAACGCTGTTCGGATGTTATCAGAGAGGAATTCGGTCCCAAAAATGTGAAAGAAGATGAAACAGAAGAAAAGACGGAAGCACAAAAGCCCTGAGAAAACATTTACCGGATTCAGCCAAAAAGGCGGGGGCGGGGAAAACGTATTTCCGTCCCCGCTGTTTTAGGGACTTTGAAAAAATACCGCTATCTGTCAACGGTAGGACGGGGTTACGGCCCCGTCAGATCTTTCGGCAGGCATCGCGCTCTGATTCACCTGAGAGCGTGTCTGAAAAGCCCCTTCGGGATCTGGAATACGCCCTGAAACATCCGGCGTCCGCACACTGCGGTTGCCAGACCCGCCCCCTTGAAACTCCGGCTGTTTTTCTATATAGTCACGTCGCAAATGAAATATTGAGTGTATCCCACTTTTTGCACAAAG
This window encodes:
- a CDS encoding metal-dependent transcriptional regulator; protein product: MVQLEELSASMEDYLQAIYHIQAEKQAARAKDIAMRLKVNNSSVTGALRALSKKGYINYAPYDVITLTEKGDIHAKDVVRRHEALRKFFTKVLYVDDAEAETTACKMEHEISRTVLDRMIRFVNFIQVCPRGGEEWIRGFWTHSKQAEPYERCDNCIAECQEHFEEARKAVGDMPRGGILLSKLKPGQRGKIMKIKGDAETRKRIEDMKIPLGAVIDVEAVDSSNNIIKVNVRGYHIALRNEDAENVSVSLYLG